A window of the Maylandia zebra isolate NMK-2024a unplaced genomic scaffold, Mzebra_GT3a scaffold01, whole genome shotgun sequence genome harbors these coding sequences:
- the LOC101470811 gene encoding interferon-inducible GTPase 5 encodes MEDLNDLNPEEIPGVREDLENDTAAAAARIQEYLETLNNIPLNIAITGETGSGKSTFVNALRGLSNDDEKAAPTGITEATLECTPYPHPNYLNVTLWDIPGIGTTKFPADKYLKLVGFEKFDFFIIISGIRFTENDVKLVKEIERMEKKFYFVLSKIDNDIRAERRETDFSEEETLKVIREDCVHRVAQLGIESPKVFLVSSFELHLYDFPLLQQTLERDLPKNKRDTLLFVMPNINPEIIIKKKEAFQNKVYYYATLSAIGSAVPLPGLSMVVDLAVLVSAVTEYVFAFGLNVSSLKRLSARTGVPYADLCAVINSPLAAAEITKERVQQALTELKHRATRTAASRYIPIFGIPLALIFSFNENCKTLELILDELADDAQRVFERALV; translated from the exons ATGGAGGATCTAAATGATTTGAATCCAGAAGAAATTCCTGGAGTTAGAGAAGACCTGGAAAACGACACTGCTGCAGCAGCCGCAAGGATTCAAGAATACTTAGAAACACTAAATAATATTCCACTAAATATCGCCATCACAGGAGAAACTGGATCTGGTAAATCCACCTTTGTTAATGCCCTCAGAGGGCTGTCCAATGATGATGAGAAAGCTGCGCCTACTGGTATTACAGAAGCAACCTTAGAGTGTACGCCATATCCCCATCCAAACTATCTCAATGTTACTTTATGGGATATTCCTGGAATCGGCACCACCAAGTTTCCAGCTGATAAGTACCTGAAGCTTGTTGGATTTGAGAAGTTTGACTTCTTCATCATTATCTCAGGCATTCGCTTTACAGAAAATGACGTGAAACTTGTAAAAGAGATTGAGAGGATGGagaaaaagttctactttgttCTCTCAAAAATTGACAATGATATACGAGCTGAGAGAAGAGAGACAGACTTCAGTGAAGAGGAGACTCTTAAAGTAATCAGAGAAGACTGCGTTCACA GAGTTGCACAGTTAGGCATCGAGTCTCCAAAGGTCTTCCTGGTGTCTAGCTTTGAGCTCCACCTGTATGACTTCCCTCTCTTGCAGCAGACCTTAGAGAGAGACCTTCCTAAGAACAAGAGGGACACTCTGCTGTTTGTCATGCCCAACATCAACCCAGAGATCATCATCAAGAAGAAGGAAGCTTTTCAGAACAAAGTATATTACTACGCTACTCTGTCTGCAATTGGATCAGCTGTTCCACTTCCTGGGCTTTCCATGGTTGTTGATCTTGCTGTGCTGGTTAGTGCTGTCACAGAATATGTTTTCGCGTTTGGTCTCAATGTGTCATCTCTGAAGAGACTTTCTGCCAGAACAGGTGTGCCATACGCTGATCTGTGTGCTGTCATCAATTCACCACTGGCTGCAGCAGAAATAACTAAAGAGCGCGTCCAGCAGGCACTGACCGAACTTAAACACAGAGCTACAAGAACTGCAGCATCCAGATATATTCCAATTTTTGGAATCCCATTAGCATTGATTTTCTCTTTCAACGAAAACTGCAAAACTCTGGAATTGATCCTTGATGAGCTTGCTGATGATGCTCAGAGGGTGTTCGAAAGAGCTTTAGTCTGA